Proteins from a genomic interval of uncultured Fibrobacter sp.:
- a CDS encoding energy-coupling factor transporter transmembrane component T, with amino-acid sequence MKLDPRTKLFLTIAGNSIILSAPVIYGAMIVVLPAVLLVLEKRWRFSLLFSFLYAISAFSFDYLKTMDVGLAGTLFVSTMMLVSHVMPISVIFYYVMTTTKVNEFMAGMSKMHIPNKVTIPLAVMIRFFPTVFDEARDIGNAMRMRGIRLFSLRTLKNPLAILEYRLIPLLVSLTKIGDELSVAATTRGLSPETRRSCIVKIGFHVQDVVVFVYCLAVIALLCGITPFSVILEEGP; translated from the coding sequence GTGAAATTGGATCCGCGAACAAAACTGTTCTTAACGATTGCGGGAAACAGCATCATTCTTTCCGCGCCAGTGATTTACGGCGCTATGATTGTTGTTTTGCCGGCAGTTTTATTGGTGCTTGAAAAAAGATGGCGGTTTTCCCTGCTCTTTTCTTTCTTGTACGCAATATCTGCATTCAGTTTTGATTATTTAAAAACGATGGATGTCGGGCTGGCGGGCACGCTGTTTGTCTCGACGATGATGCTTGTTTCGCATGTGATGCCGATAAGCGTTATTTTTTACTATGTCATGACGACTACCAAGGTAAACGAGTTCATGGCAGGAATGTCGAAGATGCATATTCCTAACAAAGTGACGATTCCCTTGGCGGTGATGATTCGCTTTTTCCCGACCGTATTCGATGAAGCCCGCGATATCGGGAATGCAATGCGCATGCGGGGCATTCGCCTGTTCAGCCTGCGGACATTAAAGAACCCGCTTGCCATTTTGGAATACAGACTTATTCCGTTGTTGGTGTCACTCACGAAAATCGGGGATGAACTTTCGGTGGCGGCGACGACGCGCGGACTTTCGCCAGAAACGAGACGTAGTTGCATTGTCAAAATCGGATTCCACGTTCAAGATGTTGTCGTGTTTGTTTATTGTTTGGCCGTTATAGCACTGCTTTGTGGTATTACTCCGTTTTCTGTCATTCTGGAGGAAGGTCCCTGA